Proteins from one Rosa chinensis cultivar Old Blush chromosome 7, RchiOBHm-V2, whole genome shotgun sequence genomic window:
- the LOC121050369 gene encoding uncharacterized protein LOC121050369, producing MKKRRTTYIIVGTLEFYPERPPDDSDDFPRFFFYFSNGFGDRPSSNGQEPTRMVNLSNQTIGKMRGSELVICQTESLERLNINSINTLNTELQTDTLDLKDEEQDYQNNTTEEKAAASFNCTVPTYTSIIEKTSYVDAPTHFCKKHLLLITTNLS from the exons ATGAAAAAAAGAAGGACCACATATATTATTGTGGGTACCTTAGAATTCTATCCGGAGAGGCCCCCAGATGATAGTGATGATTTTCCTAGATTCTTCTTCTACTTCAGTAACGGGTTTGGTGATCGACCTTCTTCCAATGGTCAGGAGCCAACAAGGATGGTAAACCTATCTAATCAAACTATTGGGAAAATGAGAGGGAGTGAATTGGTAATTTGCCAAACCGAGTCACTGGAGCGCCTAAATATAAATTCGATCAATACACTG AATACAGAGTTACAGACTGACACATTGGACCTTAAAGACGAGGAACAAGATTACCAAAATAACACAACTGAGGAAAAAGCTGCCGCATCATTCAATTGCACAGTCCCTACATATACAAGCATTATTGAGAAGACTAGTTACGTG GATGCCCCGACACATTTCTGTAAGAAGCATCTTCTCCTGATTACTACAAATTTATCCTGA
- the LOC112179180 gene encoding ferric reduction oxidase 7, chloroplastic — protein sequence MDKSSVHRPLLSSRGSGHAHVRKTPLFVNLAKWILKIAMGLLFTLWVALIFVFPAEFGSELYEKWVAATSGTVFGVTGSTFLLFSGPIIIIALLSVVFLIISGEEELHEKKTSSYPSFRLWTFPVLVDGPFGVVSATEFVGILLFIAFVIWAVCSYTVRILNSLSADSLTFKENSLLFMEILGLRFGLIGLFCFSFLFLPISRGSVLLRLINIPFEHATKYHVWLGHLTMLLFTVHGLLYVVAWTIEGNLLQEILSWTDIGIAILPGVISLLAGLLMWATSMPPVRKLNFELFFYTHQLYVIFVVFLALHVGDFLFAFAAGGIFIFLLDRFLRFCQSRRVVDIISAKCLPCGTVELVVAKPENLRYNALSFVFLQVRELSSLQWHPFSVSSSPMDGKHHISVLIKVLGKWTEKLRGNILKSSEDVPCSPTKLTASVEGPYGHEIPYHMMYENLILVAGGIGISPFLAILSDILHSVHQGKPCLPRNILIVWAVKKSNELPLLSTIDMESTCPSFSTKLNLQTHIYVTRESEPPLEEGQVESTVESSLCPMSKGCGMSVLVGTGHNIWSGLYVISSTLGFVILIGLLDILYINPFDITTWWYKGLLLLACMVASVFIFGGLVVGLWHLWDRRMSAKEQRKEAEHIKAVAHNDLDERSPANFTSINYGARPDFNEIFGTVSREWGPVDVGVFVCGPPSLQSSVAKEIRSHTLRRQSIDPIFHFNSHSFDL from the exons ATGGATAAAAGTTCTGTCCATAGGCCCCTTCTTTCGAGCCGAGGTTCTGGGCATGCTCATGTCCGGAAGACCCCTCTTTTTGTGAACTTGGCAAAATGGATTCTGAAGATTGCAATGGGGCTGCTTTTTACTTTATGGGTTGCTCTAATATTTGTGTTCCCAGCAGAATTTGGGTCTGAACTATACGAAAAATGGGTTGCAGCGACCAGTGGAACTGTTTTTGGGGTCACAG GAAGCACGTTCCTGCTATTCAGCGGTCCCATCATCATCATTGCACTCCTTTCTGTAGTGTTTCTTATTATCTCCGGGGAAGAGGAGCTCCATGA GAAGAAGACTTCAAGTTATCCAAGTTTCCGCTTGTGGACATTTCCAGTTCTTGTGGATGGACCATTTGGTGTGGTTTCTGCTACTGAGTTTGTTGGTATATTGCTTTTCATTGCGTTTGTTATCTGGGCTGTCTGTTCTTATACTGTGCGTATACTCAACTCCCTGTCTGCTGATAGCTTGACTTTCAAAGAGAATAG TTTGTTGTTCATGGAAATTTTGGGACTTCGTTTCGGCTTAATTGGCTTGTTTTGCTTCTCATTTTTGTTCCTGCCGATCTCAAGGGGATCAGTTCTTCTTCGCCTCATAAATATCCCTTTTGAGCATGCTACGAAATATCATGTATGGCTGGGACATCTAACAATGCTGCTCTTCACTGTCCATGGTCTTTTATACGTAGTGGCATGGACGATTGAGGGTAATCTCCTTCAGGAA ATATTGTCATGGACTGATATTGGTATTGCCATTCTTCCGGGAGTAATCAGCCTCCTTGCTGGCCTCTTGATGTGGGCTACATCTATGCCTCCAGTGAGAAAGCTGAATTTTGAGTTATTCTTCTACACTCATCAGTTATATGTCATTTTTGTCGTCTTTTTGGCTTTGCACGTCGGTGATTTCCTCTTTGCATTTGCTGCTGGAGgcatatttatttttcttctggaTCGTTTTCTAAGATTCTGTCAATCACGAAGGGTTGTTGATATAATTTCAGCAAAGTGCCTTCCATGTGGAACTGTAGAACTGGTTGTCGCCAAACCTGAAA ATCTGCGGTACAATGCCctcagttttgtttttcttcaagtTCGGGAGCTATCATCGCTGCAGTGGCATCCTTTCAGTGTGTCATCCAGTCCTATGGATGGTAAACATCATATATCTGTGCTCATAAAGGTTCTTGGGAAATGGACAGAAAAGCTAAGAGGAAATATCTTGAAATCCTCTGAGGATGTGCCGTGCAGTCCTACTAAATTAACAGCTTCTGTTGAAGGGCCTTATGGGCATGAGATACCGTACCACATGAT GTATGAAAATCTTATTTTAGTAGCTGGTGGCATTGGGATTTCCCCTTTCCTGGCCATCTTGAGTGACATTCTCCATTCTGTTCATCAAGGAAAGCCCTGTCTACCCAGAAATATCTTGATCGTATGGGCGGTCAAAAAATCAAATGAGCTTCCTCTTCTTTCAACCATTGACATGGAATCAACTTGTCCATCTTTCTCTACTAAACTAAATCTTCAGACTCATATTTATGTCACTCGGGAATCTGAACCTCCATTG GAAGAGGGTCAAGTTGAAAGCACTGTCGAGTCTTCTCTTTGTCCCATGTCCAAAGGGTGTGGTATGTCTGTTTTGGTTGGTACTGGACATAATATATGGTCTGGCCTATACGTTATCTCATCTACACTGGGCTTTGTTATCCTAATTGGTTTGTTGGATATCCTCTACATAAACCCATTTGATATAACCACATGGTGGTACAAAGGGCTTCTTCTCTTAGCCTGTATGGTTGCAAGTGTTTTTATCTTTGGGGGTCTCGTGGTTGGTTTATGGCATCTCTGGGACAGAAGAATGTCAGCAAAGGAGCAAAGGAAGGAGGCAGAGCATATAAAAGCTGTAGCTCACAATGATTTAGACGAGAGAAGTCCTGCAAACTTTACCAGCATTAATTATGGTGCAAGACCCGACTTCAATG AAATTTTTGGAACCGTATCAAGGGAATGGGGCCCTGTTGATGTTGGTGTATTTGTTTGTGGTCCTCCATCTCTTCAATCAAGTGTTGCTAAGGAAATCAGGTCACACACTTTGAGGAGACAATCCATTGATCCTATCTTCCATTTCAACAGCCATAGCTTTGACCTGTAG